Proteins encoded together in one Streptomyces sp. TLI_171 window:
- the bldC gene encoding developmental transcriptional regulator BldC produces the protein MTARTPDAEPLLTPAEVATMFRVDPKTVTRWAKAGKLTSIRTLGGHRRYREAEVRALLAGIPAQRTEV, from the coding sequence ATGACCGCTCGTACCCCTGACGCCGAGCCCCTGCTGACACCGGCAGAGGTCGCCACGATGTTCCGCGTGGACCCGAAGACCGTGACCCGCTGGGCCAAGGCCGGCAAGCTCACGTCGATCCGGACCCTCGGCGGGCACCGCCGTTACCGCGAGGCGGAGGTGCGTGCCCTGCTGGCCGGTATTCCGGCCCAGCGCACCGAGGTCTGA